Proteins found in one Nostoc sp. NIES-3756 genomic segment:
- a CDS encoding selenium-binding family protein, whose protein sequence is MTHACCGPGYASPEAAIQAEPEKVLYAIALYTGTGIEAPDYLATIDVDPDSPTYSQIIHRLPMPYIGDELHHFGWNACSSCHGDASKSRRFTIIPGLRSSRIYIVDTADAKAPKLHKVIEPEEIKAKTNLTAPHTVHCLADGHVMISMLGDSEGNGPGGFLLLDENFDIAGRWEHQAEGMRFNYDFWYQPRHNVMVSSEWGAPKTFYPGFDLNDVTAGNYGQHIHFWDWQNRKIIQTFDLGEEGLIPLEVRFHHNPDSTHGFVAAALSSNVWHWHKPNGHWQVEKVIDIPSVEVEGWPIPVPSLITDILISVSDRYIYFSNWLHGDIRQYDISDPSHPRLTGQVWCGGLLGKGSEVQGHKLAGGPQMIQLSLDGKRLYVTNSLFSSWDNQFYPDLSKTGSYLLQIDCDTENGGMKINENFYIDFGKEPAGPARAHEMRYPGGDCTSDIWI, encoded by the coding sequence ATGACTCATGCGTGTTGTGGCCCTGGCTATGCTTCCCCAGAAGCTGCTATCCAAGCAGAACCAGAAAAAGTATTATATGCGATCGCACTCTACACAGGTACAGGAATCGAAGCCCCAGATTACCTCGCCACCATAGACGTAGATCCAGACTCTCCCACATACTCCCAAATTATCCATCGCCTACCTATGCCTTACATAGGTGATGAATTACACCATTTTGGTTGGAATGCTTGTAGTTCTTGTCATGGTGATGCTAGTAAATCCCGCAGGTTTACAATTATTCCTGGTTTACGTTCCAGCCGCATCTATATAGTAGATACAGCAGATGCGAAAGCGCCAAAACTCCACAAAGTTATTGAACCAGAAGAAATTAAAGCCAAAACAAATCTCACTGCACCCCACACCGTCCACTGTCTAGCCGATGGTCATGTGATGATTTCCATGTTGGGTGATAGTGAAGGTAATGGCCCTGGCGGCTTTTTATTATTAGATGAAAACTTTGACATTGCTGGACGCTGGGAACATCAAGCCGAGGGGATGCGGTTTAATTATGACTTTTGGTATCAACCGCGTCATAACGTCATGGTAAGTAGTGAGTGGGGCGCACCCAAAACTTTTTATCCTGGCTTCGACTTGAATGATGTTACAGCCGGGAATTACGGTCAACACATTCATTTTTGGGATTGGCAAAACCGCAAAATCATCCAAACATTCGACTTGGGTGAGGAAGGGTTAATTCCTTTAGAAGTGAGGTTTCACCATAACCCAGACAGTACACATGGCTTTGTCGCCGCCGCACTCAGCAGTAACGTTTGGCATTGGCACAAACCTAACGGTCATTGGCAGGTAGAGAAAGTAATTGATATTCCCTCGGTAGAGGTGGAAGGCTGGCCGATACCTGTGCCATCGTTAATTACAGATATCTTAATTTCTGTAAGCGATCGCTATATTTACTTTTCTAACTGGTTACATGGCGATATTCGTCAATATGATATCAGTGATCCATCTCATCCCCGACTTACTGGTCAAGTTTGGTGTGGTGGTTTATTAGGTAAAGGTAGCGAAGTCCAAGGTCATAAATTAGCAGGCGGGCCACAAATGATTCAACTTAGCTTGGATGGTAAACGCCTTTATGTGACCAATTCCCTATTTAGTAGTTGGGATAATCAGTTTTACCCAGACTTATCGAAAACAGGTTCTTATTTATTACAAATTGATTGCGATACAGAAAATGGCGGCATGAAAATCAACGAAAACTTCTATATTGATTTTGGCAAAGAACCCGCAGGCCCAGCTCGCGCCCATGAAATGCGCTATCCCGGCGGTGACTGCACCTCGGATATTTGGATTTAA
- a CDS encoding NIL domain-containing protein, whose translation MAISPIIHSVVGEICIRIPQFYHRQPVISRLISRYGLTVNITAAFLDADTKKDGWFNLEIQGSEEDVKAGIEYLQTLSIEVEKIKLTYIKGEKSKLKLVQDNVNQEQLSQESEAEITAIERKTNRAKFHVCIPQSYRSSPIIAGLVTCCGLTVNILGALLEKSSENDGWFDLEVWGRPQAIISGLRYLKEKGLQIWL comes from the coding sequence ATGGCTATATCTCCAATTATACATTCTGTGGTGGGTGAAATTTGCATACGTATTCCTCAGTTTTACCATCGCCAACCAGTTATCTCACGATTGATTTCTCGTTATGGTTTAACAGTTAATATTACCGCCGCTTTTTTGGATGCAGATACTAAAAAAGATGGGTGGTTTAACTTGGAAATACAAGGTAGTGAAGAAGATGTAAAAGCAGGGATTGAGTACTTGCAAACATTAAGTATAGAAGTTGAAAAAATTAAATTGACATATATAAAAGGTGAAAAAAGCAAATTAAAATTAGTGCAGGATAATGTTAATCAAGAGCAATTGAGTCAAGAATCAGAAGCTGAAATCACGGCTATAGAAAGAAAAACCAATCGTGCTAAATTTCATGTCTGCATTCCTCAAAGTTACCGTTCCTCTCCTATAATTGCTGGGTTAGTAACGTGTTGTGGATTAACCGTCAATATTTTAGGGGCTTTATTAGAAAAAAGCAGCGAAAATGATGGTTGGTTTGATTTAGAAGTTTGGGGTAGACCACAAGCGATTATATCAGGATTAAGATATCTCAAAGAAAAAGGGTTGCAAATTTGGTTGTAA
- a CDS encoding DUF1295 domain-containing protein, with the protein MQNTVNVEKSGVTALKAINVAKVITIICLIAFAVVFGISDWRQVIYMCLHVSYCLWWLLEQWLFPARQKIFNEPIGIGSLSFALLIVGFFYALPGYLAFTNPAPLSMATGAIALCLYIFGSLINATADVQKLTAKQFQVGLVSDNIWRFSRNINYFADLLRYLSFSVVAGSVWAYLVPGYIFIFYLWRISQKEQAMSAKYPDYSAYQQSSSRLIPFIW; encoded by the coding sequence ATGCAAAACACTGTTAATGTAGAAAAATCTGGAGTGACCGCATTAAAAGCAATTAATGTTGCCAAGGTCATCACAATTATTTGTTTGATTGCGTTTGCTGTCGTTTTTGGCATTTCAGACTGGCGGCAAGTTATTTATATGTGCCTGCATGTCAGTTACTGTCTGTGGTGGTTACTGGAACAGTGGTTATTTCCAGCGCGACAGAAAATATTTAATGAGCCAATTGGGATAGGAAGCCTCAGTTTTGCGCTATTAATTGTAGGATTTTTTTACGCCCTACCTGGATATTTAGCATTTACCAATCCCGCTCCTCTATCTATGGCAACCGGTGCTATTGCACTTTGCCTCTACATTTTTGGTAGTCTGATAAATGCTACTGCCGATGTGCAAAAACTCACTGCTAAACAGTTTCAAGTGGGGTTAGTTAGTGACAACATCTGGCGTTTTTCTCGAAATATTAATTATTTTGCAGATTTGCTACGATATCTCAGTTTTAGCGTTGTCGCTGGCTCCGTTTGGGCTTATTTAGTACCTGGATACATTTTTATTTTCTATCTTTGGCGTATCTCTCAAAAAGAACAAGCGATGTCTGCCAAATATCCAGATTACTCAGCCTATCAACAGTCTAGCTCTCGTTTAATTCCATTTATTTGGTAG
- a CDS encoding TolB family protein — translation MINKRLFSLAGALLIAIAGGETIAASSYSNIQFDKRLALVAENNQEVLLLSMPSAKQMQEFVRKILPHNPGRYGYRRVYSPELIRVNRQGKQTKMPIRRQAVVYQDGISHESLTLDLLAFETKQGRRWVAEPGTDTPDLLPNPSNPSQMLFIGRGRLRSPLNILDAKTLKVKQVNVAGLQKAIAQIQALRPDEELGPRLTWVSQPTWSLDGKFIAFISNRNNYQNSAVWLHNVATGQDSQVIEIPGVVFHLHGWTTDGRILARSIVVSKEVNSSKETVVAINPATKQIQQLAEGSLLTVSDDGKTLLYATRKNEPPFSQTVYALSLKTGKSQLVFQDSPQENFGSRIIDFSANGDRIAFALANSGKRRQSLFVYNLPTQQAKRFPLPQTHLGFPVVWAGDHLLVPLEDLQKLKSQTLLLSVDSSSK, via the coding sequence ATGATTAATAAGCGTCTATTTTCTCTAGCAGGCGCATTGTTGATTGCTATAGCTGGCGGCGAAACAATAGCCGCCTCATCCTATAGCAATATCCAATTTGATAAGCGGCTGGCCTTAGTAGCAGAAAATAATCAAGAAGTCCTGCTTTTAAGTATGCCCTCTGCCAAGCAGATGCAGGAATTTGTCCGCAAAATCCTGCCTCACAACCCAGGACGCTACGGTTATCGTCGTGTATATTCGCCAGAATTAATCCGGGTGAATCGGCAGGGAAAACAAACTAAGATGCCCATAAGACGACAAGCAGTAGTCTATCAAGATGGTATTTCCCATGAATCACTCACACTAGATTTGCTGGCTTTTGAGACTAAACAGGGGCGGAGATGGGTTGCAGAACCAGGCACAGATACGCCAGACTTGCTGCCAAATCCCAGCAATCCCAGCCAAATGTTATTTATTGGTAGAGGTAGGTTACGCAGTCCTTTAAATATTCTCGATGCTAAAACTTTGAAGGTGAAGCAAGTGAATGTTGCAGGATTGCAAAAAGCGATCGCCCAAATTCAAGCTTTACGTCCCGATGAGGAGTTGGGGCCGCGCCTGACTTGGGTTTCTCAACCTACTTGGTCACTTGATGGTAAGTTTATCGCTTTCATCTCCAACCGTAACAATTATCAAAACTCGGCTGTGTGGCTGCACAATGTGGCGACTGGTCAAGATTCACAAGTTATAGAAATACCAGGTGTAGTATTCCATCTGCACGGTTGGACAACAGATGGACGAATTTTAGCGCGGAGTATAGTTGTCAGCAAAGAAGTTAATTCCAGCAAAGAAACAGTTGTGGCGATTAACCCAGCCACGAAACAAATACAGCAACTTGCCGAAGGAAGCTTGTTAACTGTCAGTGATGATGGCAAAACGCTTTTATACGCTACAAGAAAGAATGAGCCGCCATTCTCACAAACAGTTTATGCCCTTTCTCTGAAAACAGGAAAAAGTCAATTAGTTTTTCAAGATAGCCCGCAAGAAAATTTTGGCAGTCGCATTATAGACTTTTCTGCAAATGGCGATCGCATCGCTTTCGCTCTGGCTAACAGTGGTAAACGCAGGCAATCTTTATTTGTCTACAACTTACCAACGCAGCAAGCCAAGCGTTTTCCTTTACCCCAGACTCATCTGGGTTTTCCAGTGGTTTGGGCTGGAGATCATCTACTAGTTCCTCTAGAAGATTTACAAAAACTCAAGTCTCAAACGCTATTACTCTCTGTAGATTCTAGTTCAAAATGA
- a CDS encoding gamma-glutamylcyclotransferase: MSQQTSHPHHTWVQSHHPVKLEMESQHQLHKEPMFYYFAYGSCMCPVDLKRSLGENTHPYIIGPGVLKGYRLGFHLYLPTRKCGVLDIVKDSKASVKGVLYQLPLRLSEYLDQREGVSQNLYRHESVEIHSQNYVYKNVRTYIVVNKLEEEVAPNDWYFNVVLRGAVTCGLPEEYCWHLFNHMYKLQQRHQEQQFRRSA, translated from the coding sequence ATGAGCCAGCAAACCTCACACCCGCATCATACTTGGGTGCAATCTCATCATCCTGTTAAGTTAGAAATGGAATCGCAGCATCAGTTACACAAAGAGCCAATGTTCTATTATTTTGCTTATGGCTCATGTATGTGTCCGGTAGATTTGAAGCGATCGCTTGGTGAAAATACTCACCCTTACATCATTGGCCCTGGAGTACTGAAAGGTTATCGTCTAGGATTTCATCTGTACTTACCGACTCGTAAGTGTGGTGTTTTAGATATAGTTAAAGACTCCAAAGCTAGTGTTAAAGGTGTACTCTACCAACTACCTCTACGCTTGAGTGAATATTTAGATCAACGTGAAGGTGTTTCTCAGAACCTCTACCGCCACGAATCAGTAGAGATTCACAGCCAAAATTATGTATATAAGAATGTTCGCACCTACATAGTGGTGAATAAGTTAGAGGAAGAAGTCGCGCCTAACGACTGGTACTTTAATGTTGTGCTGCGGGGTGCAGTTACCTGTGGACTACCAGAAGAATATTGCTGGCATTTATTCAACCATATGTATAAATTACAGCAGCGTCATCAGGAACAACAATTTAGGCGATCAGCCTAG